Sequence from the Zeugodacus cucurbitae isolate PBARC_wt_2022May chromosome 2, idZeuCucr1.2, whole genome shotgun sequence genome:
TTTGAATAGAATTTGCAGAGATTTCCACTTAATTGGAAacgtgattttattaaatttaacgtttaaagcaaatttaatacatttatgtatatttttttcttatatgaaCACCTCAATGACCTATTTagtgattttcgaaattttctttttatatttattttaggtGATAATACTTCGTATTTAAAACATCGCGTACGCTGGATCTTTAATGCTGTCAAGACAAATGCCGTGATTACTCCAGATCCTTGTGATGATAAAAAACGCTGTTTAAGTGATGAAAGCGATGGAAAATCCTACGTTGCTGAGGTTTTGGTCGGCAACACTCTTCCTAATGTAAGTTTTAGTATACCCAATCATGACAGAATACTGTTCACAAATTAATATACATTAcactattttctatttatttgctgTTTTCAGATACGCGGCACAATGATGTGGATAGCAGAGAATGCGAACAATGATGAagttatttgtttcaaaatccCAATTATTGTAAccatcaacaaaaaataatatatcatgttataaatttgtatgcgcATATGCACGCATGAGAGAGAAAAATGGTTAATATTATTTGAGTCAATAAGCCAAAATGACTGGCATGAAGATTGCGCGTATGAAAAAAGTTTATACGCTCACTTCTTTTGCTACAAAGGTAAGtgttatttcacattcatagAGAGAGGCAAGAAGGTTCGGCATATAACATTATCATCAAAtgcttttatcaatttttatttgcaataaagatataataaacacatataaaaaagttgatattacatttttctttaataacaaTCGTATCAATAAGTTAGTTTTCGTACAAATGGAAACAATATACAAACGTGTAGAAATAGAAACttacataaatgtataaacaaatactataaaacaatatgaaaatttttgtacattaaataatacataaatatatatttagtatagaTCTTTTGCTTTCAGGGTTTTAATAAGGCACTGATACTGAATTTATGTCTACCATTATAAACACAGAAACATTAACAATTGTAATTACAAACATTCACTTTTACAATAACAAGtaacattataaatattttaaagcaataatataattatcttgaataatattgtttttcttttttttcaacaatatgttTAGCATTTAATACCATTtgagcatatgtacatacgaaaAACCGCAACTTtgcttttatgttttattaacattttctaAGATTTTTGTAAACGATTGTggccttttaaaatttttaacctcATTAAAGACTAGTTCTTTCCATTTCTCTACTGGCAAATCCATGTCCTCAAAGCTTTGATCATATAATGGCGAAGTTTGTTCATCACTTGGTTCCGAATATTCACCCAGATAGGGATGCGCTAATGCTTGCTCTGCTGTAATACGTTTTTCTGAATCCAGCTCTAACATTTTCTCCAGCAAATCAATTGCTAGTGGATTAGCACCTTTAAATACTTCTTTAAAGTTGCGCCGTTTCATCGGTGGTAGCGATTTTATGTAATTACGCGCACTTTCTGATGAGATTTTCTGCATAAAGTCATCGGGTGGTGTACCTAATATTTCCATGATAAGATTTAATTGGTTTATATGATCAGTACCGGGGAATAAAGTTCGTCCAGTAAGTAATTCCGCCATAATACAACCAACGGACCAGATATCAACTGTTTGGTTGTAATGCATCCAATTTAACATAATTTCCGGGGCACGATACCATCTTGTGGCTACATAACCAGTCATTTCGCTTTCTGTTGGACGTGCCAATCCAAAGTCTAAAATACGTAATTCACAATCTTCATTTACGGCAATATTGGACGGCTTTAGATCGCGATGGATGATGCCTGCACTATGAATATACTTAAGA
This genomic interval carries:
- the LOC105211351 gene encoding uncharacterized protein LOC105211351, with product MRLEFFYLNLLYLSNIFWITFTIGQPVDVQDASKEIFKKLLSLRTLPFEDCGSRYDVLYVSVSSCTKIPCQMVRGSNVTVKVIFDDNGDNTSYLKHRVRWIFNAVKTNAVITPDPCDDKKRCLSDESDGKSYVAEVLVGNTLPNIRGTMMWIAENANNDEVICFKIPIIVTINKK
- the LOC105211350 gene encoding mitogen-activated protein kinase p38a-like, producing the protein MKFYKFDYNRTEWEIPEIYQKAQPVGSGAYGQVIKAHVEGTETYVAIKRLTRPFQSAVHAKRTYREIRLLKHMDHDNVIGLLDIFHPHDKDVTLKSFEQVYLVTQFLDADLNNIIRTQRLSDVHVQFLVYQILRGLKYIHSAGIIHRDLKPSNIAVNEDCELRILDFGLARPTESEMTGYVATRWYRAPEIMLNWMHYNQTVDIWSVGCIMAELLTGRTLFPGTDHINQLNLIMEILGTPPDDFMQKISSESARNYIKSLPPMKRRNFKEVFKGANPLAIDLLEKMLELDSEKRITAEQALAHPYLGEYSEPSDEQTSPLYDQSFEDMDLPVEKWKELVFNEVKNFKRPQSFTKILENVNKT